Proteins co-encoded in one Pseudomonas beijingensis genomic window:
- the clsB gene encoding cardiolipin synthase ClsB, whose product MSATMDKATVEQVDTTPTERNPALADIEYGWHGNNRVTLLENGEEYFPRVFEAIRRAETEILLETFILFEDKVGYELRDLLVEAAQRGVRITVSLDGFGCGELTTDFLASLSDAGVRLQMFDPAPRHLGIRTNWFRRLHRKIVVVDGVIAFIGGINFSADHLGDFGPEAKQDYSVEVKGPAVVDIHHFALLQSGRPARAKYWWQRRRSRRNELAFSDHDGQVRLVYRDNHEHQTDIEEVYLQVLRSAQRRVVIANAYFFPGYRLLREIRNAARRGVEVRLILQGQPDMMIAKLAARMLYDYLLKAGVTIYEYCERPLHGKVALVDEDWSTVGSSNLDPLSLSLNLEANVLIRDRTFNRELFERLDHLSREHCTAMPENHAPRGLLWRMTIGFMVFHFLRHFPAWAGWLPAHKPRLKPFSPPTAVRSEPHEPL is encoded by the coding sequence ATGAGCGCGACGATGGACAAAGCGACCGTGGAACAGGTCGACACGACGCCCACCGAACGCAACCCGGCGCTGGCCGATATCGAATACGGCTGGCACGGCAACAATCGCGTCACGCTGCTGGAAAATGGCGAGGAGTATTTCCCCAGGGTCTTCGAGGCCATTCGCCGGGCCGAGACAGAAATCCTTCTTGAGACCTTCATTCTGTTCGAGGACAAGGTCGGCTACGAACTGCGGGACCTGCTGGTGGAAGCGGCCCAGCGTGGCGTGCGCATCACCGTCAGCCTCGATGGCTTCGGCTGCGGTGAGTTGACCACCGATTTCCTGGCCTCGTTGAGCGACGCCGGGGTGCGTTTGCAGATGTTCGACCCTGCGCCCCGGCACTTGGGGATCCGCACCAACTGGTTTCGCCGCCTGCACCGCAAGATTGTGGTGGTGGACGGGGTGATTGCGTTCATCGGCGGGATCAATTTTTCCGCCGACCACCTGGGGGATTTCGGCCCCGAGGCCAAGCAGGATTATTCCGTGGAAGTCAAAGGCCCAGCAGTGGTGGATATCCATCACTTCGCGCTGTTGCAGAGCGGCCGCCCCGCCCGGGCCAAATACTGGTGGCAACGCCGCCGCAGCCGTCGCAACGAGCTGGCGTTCAGCGACCATGACGGCCAGGTGCGCCTGGTCTACCGGGATAACCACGAGCATCAGACCGACATCGAAGAGGTCTACCTGCAAGTGCTGCGCAGCGCCCAGCGGCGGGTGGTGATCGCCAACGCCTATTTCTTCCCCGGCTACCGATTACTGCGCGAGATCCGCAACGCCGCCCGGCGCGGCGTGGAGGTGCGGCTGATCCTGCAAGGGCAGCCGGACATGATGATCGCCAAGCTCGCGGCGCGGATGCTCTACGACTATCTGCTCAAGGCTGGCGTGACAATCTATGAATATTGCGAGCGGCCGCTGCACGGCAAAGTGGCCCTGGTGGATGAGGACTGGAGCACCGTCGGTTCGAGCAACCTCGACCCGTTGAGCCTGTCGCTGAACCTGGAAGCCAACGTGCTGATCCGCGACCGGACGTTCAACCGCGAGCTGTTCGAACGCCTCGACCACCTGAGTCGCGAACACTGCACCGCCATGCCTGAAAACCATGCGCCGCGGGGCCTGCTGTGGCGCATGACCATCGGTTTCATGGTGTTCCACTTTTTGCGCCATTTCCCGGCCTGGGCCGGCTGGCTGCCGGCCCATAAACCGCGTCTGAAACCTTTTTCGCCGCCGACGGCGGTCCGGAGCGAACCCCATGAACCACTCTGA
- a CDS encoding cysteine hydrolase family protein, with protein MSKQALIVVDIQNDYFPQGKWPLVGADAAADNAVRLIEAFRQAGNSVVHIRHEFTSDDAPFFSPGSEGAQLHPKVLNRADEPVVLKHFVNAFRETELQALLTQHGIEQLVVVGSMSHMCVDGVVRAAADLGYGVTVIHDACATLDLEFNGVVVPAAQVHAAFMASLGFAYASVVSTEQFLTTSR; from the coding sequence ATGTCCAAGCAAGCGCTCATCGTAGTCGATATCCAGAACGACTACTTCCCCCAGGGAAAATGGCCACTGGTCGGTGCCGACGCCGCCGCTGATAACGCCGTACGGTTGATCGAAGCCTTTCGCCAGGCTGGCAACAGCGTGGTGCACATCCGCCACGAATTCACCTCCGACGACGCGCCCTTCTTCTCCCCAGGCTCCGAAGGCGCACAATTGCACCCCAAAGTGCTCAACCGCGCCGACGAACCGGTGGTCCTCAAGCACTTCGTCAATGCGTTTCGCGAAACCGAACTGCAAGCCCTCCTCACCCAGCACGGCATCGAGCAACTGGTGGTGGTCGGCAGCATGAGCCACATGTGCGTCGATGGCGTGGTGCGGGCAGCGGCGGACCTGGGCTACGGCGTTACGGTGATCCACGATGCCTGCGCCACCCTCGATCTGGAATTCAACGGCGTCGTTGTACCGGCCGCCCAGGTGCACGCGGCGTTCATGGCGTCGCTGGGGTTTGCCTACGCGAGTGTGGTGAGCACCGAGCAATTTCTGACGACCAGCCGCTGA
- a CDS encoding glycoside hydrolase family 31 protein → MKSLKVWTLQAQEKGYIELLVEGRHLFRIYILEDGLARVLLMRAGALALDRTWSIAPREDVAWQGRARESVADFSLPAYRVETLQDRLVLTTQKLRITVHQPLWLQWEYHDGQAWRPLVSDRPTGAYSLDAHGEGLEHYQLRAPEHRYYGLGEKTGDLNRTGRRFEMRNLDAMGYDAASTDPLYKHIPFVITHQEHASFGMFYDNLNTSLFDLGNELDNYHRPYRRYKAEAGDLDYWVLAGPRILDVTKAFVRLTGRTLFLPKWSLGYSGSTMHYTDAENAQEQLLEFLDLCRQHDIPCDSFQLSSGYTSIGEKRYVFNWNHEKVPDPKALAQAYREAGVRLIANIKPCLLQDHPRYAEVAKQKMFITDSEHDRPERSVFWDDEGSHLDFTNPDAVSWWQSNVTSQLLELGIESTWNDNNEFEVWDGEARCQGFGREIAIKHIRPVMALLMMRASLEAQQRFCPSERPYLISRSGCAGMQRYVQTWSGDNRTNWKTLRYNTRMGLGMSLSGLYNVGHDVGGFSGNKPDPELFVRWVQNGVMHPRFTIHSWNDDGTVNEPWMHPTVTDAVRDAIGLRYRLMPYFYTLLWQASHEDEPILRPTFLDHEHDLQTFKENDEFLLGRDVLVASVVEEGAREREVWLPLNTTGWCDWHTGDWYEGGQYVSLDAPLERLPLLVRGGAAIATGECHKLNDPSLDRRRELVIFPAPSGTSSGVLFEDDGISHGWKNGNSLEIRWTIEYGLDFIDLKISKTGDFCPAWEQLEVSLKGADARTLRINGHSGWALKLADIAEHELH, encoded by the coding sequence ATGAAGTCACTTAAAGTCTGGACGTTACAGGCCCAGGAAAAAGGCTACATCGAGCTGCTGGTTGAGGGCCGGCATCTATTTCGAATCTATATCCTTGAAGACGGTTTGGCGCGTGTTCTGCTTATGCGTGCAGGCGCGTTGGCACTGGATCGGACCTGGAGCATTGCGCCCCGGGAGGACGTCGCCTGGCAGGGCCGGGCCCGCGAGTCGGTAGCGGATTTCTCTTTGCCCGCGTACCGGGTCGAAACGCTTCAGGACCGGTTGGTGCTCACCACCCAAAAACTACGCATCACTGTGCATCAGCCGCTGTGGTTACAGTGGGAATACCATGATGGCCAGGCCTGGAGGCCGTTGGTCTCGGATCGGCCCACCGGTGCCTATTCGCTTGACGCTCATGGTGAAGGCCTGGAGCATTACCAGCTTCGCGCGCCTGAACATCGCTACTACGGGCTCGGCGAAAAAACCGGCGATCTGAACCGCACCGGCAGACGTTTTGAAATGCGTAACCTGGACGCAATGGGATATGACGCTGCGAGCACCGACCCGCTGTACAAGCATATTCCCTTTGTCATCACGCACCAGGAACACGCCAGCTTCGGGATGTTTTATGACAACCTGAACACCAGCCTGTTTGATCTGGGTAACGAGCTGGATAACTATCACCGGCCCTATCGTCGGTACAAAGCGGAGGCCGGCGACCTCGATTACTGGGTACTTGCAGGCCCGCGCATACTGGATGTGACGAAGGCTTTCGTCCGTCTGACCGGACGCACCTTGTTTCTGCCTAAATGGAGCCTGGGCTACAGCGGCTCAACCATGCATTACACCGACGCTGAAAATGCCCAGGAACAGTTGCTGGAGTTTCTTGATCTGTGCCGTCAGCACGATATTCCTTGTGACTCTTTTCAACTGTCATCCGGGTACACCTCCATTGGCGAAAAGCGCTATGTGTTCAACTGGAACCATGAAAAAGTCCCGGACCCCAAGGCGCTGGCCCAGGCCTACCGAGAGGCCGGCGTCAGACTGATTGCCAACATAAAGCCTTGTCTGCTGCAGGACCACCCGCGCTACGCCGAGGTGGCCAAGCAAAAGATGTTCATTACCGACTCTGAACACGACAGGCCAGAGCGGTCGGTCTTCTGGGACGATGAGGGCTCTCATCTGGACTTCACCAACCCGGACGCTGTCAGTTGGTGGCAGTCAAATGTCACGTCACAGCTTTTGGAACTGGGCATTGAATCTACATGGAACGATAACAATGAATTCGAAGTGTGGGACGGCGAGGCGCGCTGCCAAGGCTTTGGGCGCGAGATAGCAATCAAACATATCCGGCCCGTCATGGCATTGCTGATGATGAGAGCGTCTTTAGAGGCCCAACAGCGCTTCTGCCCGTCAGAGCGGCCCTACCTCATCTCACGCTCAGGTTGCGCTGGCATGCAGCGCTATGTTCAGACCTGGAGCGGTGATAACCGAACCAACTGGAAAACTCTTCGCTACAACACCCGCATGGGCCTGGGCATGAGCCTGTCGGGGTTGTACAACGTGGGGCACGACGTGGGTGGGTTCTCCGGTAATAAACCGGATCCCGAGCTGTTTGTCCGTTGGGTCCAGAATGGTGTGATGCACCCGCGCTTCACCATTCACTCCTGGAACGACGATGGCACCGTCAATGAGCCATGGATGCATCCAACGGTCACCGATGCGGTCCGTGACGCTATTGGCCTCAGATATAGGTTGATGCCTTATTTCTATACCTTGCTGTGGCAAGCCAGTCACGAAGATGAGCCCATTTTGCGACCTACGTTTCTTGACCACGAGCACGACCTTCAAACGTTCAAGGAAAACGACGAGTTCCTTCTGGGTCGAGACGTTCTCGTCGCCAGCGTTGTAGAGGAGGGCGCACGCGAGCGCGAGGTGTGGCTACCCCTGAACACGACCGGATGGTGCGACTGGCACACCGGTGACTGGTACGAAGGCGGCCAGTACGTTTCGCTGGATGCGCCTTTGGAACGTTTGCCATTGTTAGTGCGAGGGGGCGCTGCGATAGCGACCGGTGAGTGCCACAAGCTTAACGATCCCTCGCTTGATCGACGTCGCGAGCTGGTGATTTTTCCTGCACCTTCAGGCACCTCCAGCGGCGTGTTATTTGAAGATGACGGCATCAGTCATGGCTGGAAAAACGGCAATAGCCTGGAGATCAGATGGACCATTGAATATGGTCTGGACTTCATTGATTTGAAGATCTCTAAAACGGGGGATTTTTGTCCGGCGTGGGAGCAGCTCGAGGTGTCCTTGAAGGGAGCGGACGCGAGAACCCTGCGAATCAACGGCCATAGCGGCTGGGCTTTAAAATTGGCCGACATTGCGGAGCATGAACTTCATTGA
- a CDS encoding lysylphosphatidylglycerol synthase domain-containing protein yields MNHSEAHTAPRDAHAPEQAKPKSRWSRWKRPLTLAFFLLLIVLFTALARRIDWSEVLATLADFKVRTLIIAAALTVTSFITYACFDLIGRTYIRQKLGWRQILPVGVISYAFNLNLSAWVGGIAMRYRLYSRLGVSSGNIAKILGLSLATNWFGYMTLAGVVFSSGLVTMPPGWKLSSDALQGVGALLLLVSAGYLVACRFSKRRAWTIRGMEINLPSLRMAVLQLALGALNWSLMAAVIFTLLPSKLDYPVVLGVLLISSIAGVITHIPAGLGVLEAVFVALLQHEVSRGSLLAGLIAYRAIYFILPLLITVVMYLVIEAKAKALRVKPGLK; encoded by the coding sequence ATGAACCACTCTGAAGCGCACACCGCGCCGAGAGATGCCCATGCGCCGGAACAGGCCAAGCCCAAATCCCGCTGGAGCCGCTGGAAAAGACCGCTGACCCTGGCGTTTTTCCTGCTGCTGATCGTACTGTTCACGGCCTTGGCCCGGCGTATCGATTGGTCCGAAGTGTTGGCCACCCTGGCCGATTTCAAGGTGCGTACCTTGATCATCGCCGCCGCACTGACCGTCACCAGCTTCATCACCTATGCCTGCTTCGATCTGATCGGACGCACCTACATCCGTCAGAAACTCGGTTGGCGGCAGATCTTGCCGGTGGGGGTGATCAGTTATGCCTTCAACCTCAACCTCAGCGCCTGGGTCGGTGGCATCGCCATGCGCTATCGGCTGTATTCGCGGCTGGGGGTCAGCAGCGGGAACATCGCCAAGATCCTCGGCCTGAGCCTGGCCACCAACTGGTTCGGCTACATGACCCTGGCCGGGGTGGTGTTCAGCAGCGGCCTGGTGACCATGCCACCGGGCTGGAAACTCAGCAGCGACGCGCTGCAAGGTGTCGGCGCGCTGTTGTTGCTGGTGAGCGCTGGTTATCTCGTGGCCTGTCGATTTTCCAAGCGTCGGGCCTGGACGATTCGCGGCATGGAAATCAACCTGCCGTCGCTGCGCATGGCGGTGCTGCAACTGGCGTTGGGTGCGCTGAACTGGTCGTTGATGGCGGCGGTGATCTTCACCTTGCTGCCCAGCAAACTGGATTACCCGGTGGTACTCGGGGTATTGCTGATCAGCAGCATCGCCGGGGTCATCACCCACATTCCGGCGGGGCTTGGGGTGTTGGAAGCGGTGTTCGTTGCCCTGCTGCAACATGAGGTATCGCGGGGCAGCCTGTTGGCGGGGCTGATCGCTTACCGGGCGATCTATTTCATCCTGCCGTTGCTGATTACCGTGGTGATGTACCTGGTGATAGAGGCGAAGGCCAAGGCGTTGCGGGTCAAGCCCGGGCTCAAGTGA
- a CDS encoding MFS transporter: protein MTIDIERNARLSAKLKFIPHLRWWMLSLFLLGVTVNYITRNSLGILAPELKTTFSMSTEQYSWVVASFQLAYTVFQPICGWLIDAIGLKLGFVICAVVWSVMCLLHAGAASWVHLAILRFFMGASEAAATPANAKAIGDWFPKKERPIAAGWAGVGFSLGAMLAPPIIYLAHVSLGWQGAFLISGGIGLVWAAVWGWLYHAPNIHPRLSPNELKHIQQDGEKIGQQMPFFKALKKIGRDKRFYGIALPAFMAEPAWAVMSFWVPLYLANERGMDLKQIVLFAWVPFLAADLGSIASGYLSRAYHRFFKCTRVNSIVASSITGAFLMFSLAVMTQVQDPYVAIALISVGGFGHQIISCMLSALVVETFDRDELATVNGMRGSCAWIASFIFSLIIGVSVDKIGFNPLFIAMGLFDFIGAFFMILFIADRASKPKAVRAQ, encoded by the coding sequence ATGACTATCGATATCGAACGCAATGCTCGACTTTCGGCCAAGCTAAAATTCATCCCGCATCTGCGTTGGTGGATGCTTTCCCTGTTTTTGCTCGGCGTCACTGTCAACTATATAACCCGCAACTCATTAGGCATCTTGGCCCCGGAACTGAAAACCACGTTCAGCATGTCGACTGAACAATACTCGTGGGTGGTCGCCTCTTTCCAACTGGCTTATACGGTTTTCCAACCCATCTGCGGGTGGTTGATCGATGCGATCGGGCTCAAGCTCGGCTTCGTGATATGCGCCGTCGTATGGTCAGTGATGTGCCTTCTTCATGCTGGGGCTGCGAGTTGGGTGCATCTGGCGATTCTGCGTTTTTTTATGGGCGCTTCGGAGGCTGCGGCGACACCCGCCAATGCCAAGGCGATAGGGGACTGGTTTCCAAAAAAAGAACGACCTATCGCCGCGGGCTGGGCGGGGGTTGGCTTTTCTTTGGGGGCGATGCTCGCCCCTCCCATCATCTATCTGGCTCATGTATCGCTGGGCTGGCAGGGCGCATTTCTAATCTCCGGGGGGATCGGACTGGTATGGGCTGCCGTCTGGGGATGGCTCTACCACGCCCCCAATATCCACCCGCGCTTGTCGCCCAATGAGTTGAAGCACATCCAACAAGACGGCGAAAAAATCGGCCAGCAGATGCCGTTCTTTAAAGCGTTGAAAAAGATTGGCCGGGACAAGCGATTTTACGGTATCGCGCTTCCCGCCTTCATGGCAGAACCAGCATGGGCCGTCATGAGTTTTTGGGTGCCGCTGTATCTGGCCAACGAAAGAGGAATGGACCTTAAGCAAATCGTACTGTTTGCCTGGGTTCCGTTTCTGGCGGCGGATCTGGGCAGTATCGCCAGCGGTTATCTATCACGCGCTTACCATCGTTTTTTCAAATGCACCCGGGTGAACTCGATCGTCGCCAGTTCAATCACCGGCGCCTTCCTGATGTTTTCGTTAGCCGTGATGACACAGGTGCAAGACCCTTATGTTGCGATTGCGCTTATTTCAGTCGGCGGTTTTGGCCACCAGATTATTTCCTGCATGTTAAGTGCACTGGTCGTCGAAACGTTCGATCGGGATGAGTTGGCGACTGTGAACGGAATGCGAGGCTCATGCGCGTGGATTGCCAGCTTTATTTTCTCGCTGATCATCGGTGTCAGCGTGGACAAAATAGGATTCAACCCATTGTTCATTGCAATGGGGCTCTTTGATTTTATAGGTGCGTTTTTCATGATTTTGTTTATCGCAGACAGAGCGTCCAAACCTAAAGCGGTGCGTGCACAATGA
- a CDS encoding GlxA family transcriptional regulator — translation MAQQRAVAELGVLIYPGAQMAAVHGLTDLFAVAQRIAAEHASAPLPRLRVSHWQTDNGETPRRVFDSETGPAGPLVALLIPPSLAGFDDDLASPTLMDWLRAQHAGGTVLGGVCVGSILLAESGLLDGRSATTHWTSAKDFAARYPKIKLNADKPIVDDGDLITTAGLMAWSELGLRLVDRLLGPSIATRTAQFLVIEHSDSASQCGSNFAPILGHGDGAILKVQHWLQSNGAVEVSLGAMAERAGLEERTFLRRFRAATGLKPTEYCQHLRVGKAREMLEFTNGTIDHIAWTVGYQDPSAFRATFRKITGLAPSDYRARFGVSPPGSSKQQ, via the coding sequence ATGGCGCAACAAAGGGCAGTCGCCGAGCTTGGGGTGCTCATCTACCCCGGCGCGCAAATGGCGGCGGTGCATGGCTTGACCGATCTGTTCGCCGTGGCCCAGCGGATCGCGGCCGAGCACGCCAGTGCACCATTGCCACGGTTGCGGGTCAGTCACTGGCAGACCGACAACGGCGAGACGCCGCGGCGGGTGTTCGACAGCGAAACCGGCCCGGCGGGCCCGTTGGTGGCGTTGCTGATTCCGCCGTCCCTCGCCGGTTTCGACGACGACCTGGCCTCGCCAACGCTGATGGATTGGTTGCGTGCGCAGCATGCGGGCGGCACCGTGCTGGGCGGTGTGTGTGTCGGCTCGATCCTGTTGGCTGAAAGCGGCCTGCTCGATGGGCGCAGCGCCACCACCCATTGGACCTCCGCCAAGGATTTCGCCGCCCGTTACCCGAAGATCAAGCTCAACGCCGACAAACCCATCGTTGACGACGGCGACCTGATCACCACCGCCGGGCTGATGGCCTGGTCGGAACTGGGGCTGCGCCTGGTAGACCGCCTGCTCGGGCCCAGCATTGCCACGCGCACCGCGCAATTCCTGGTGATCGAGCACAGCGACAGCGCGAGCCAGTGCGGCAGTAACTTCGCGCCCATCCTTGGCCATGGCGACGGGGCGATTCTCAAGGTCCAGCATTGGTTGCAAAGCAACGGTGCGGTGGAGGTTTCCCTCGGCGCGATGGCCGAAAGGGCCGGGCTGGAAGAGCGCACCTTCCTGCGCCGGTTCCGTGCCGCCACCGGGCTCAAGCCCACCGAGTACTGCCAGCACCTGCGGGTTGGCAAGGCCCGGGAAATGCTGGAGTTCACCAATGGCACCATCGACCACATTGCCTGGACCGTTGGCTACCAGGACCCCAGTGCCTTTCGCGCGACGTTCAGGAAAATCACCGGGTTGGCGCCGAGTGATTATCGGGCGAGGTTTGGGGTGAGTCCGCCGGGTTCTTCAAAGCAGCAGTGA
- a CDS encoding DUF3182 family protein, which produces MTSVNRNKRVVAYSVNPQAPRHEVETNRALAQWLAQILGWAYGDSHDPQSGHDLYLLPTQTLIGTEALMRLGVKGPEDVWGGYVEHDFICTKAITHGLLNKDAEAPKGWSPLFAKLTRGAVLDGVTVFSLKDARPAAEHLLYTGPIRIKPIHACAGRGQRLIKSLAQFDEIVAAPDAQALFGEGVVLEQHLNEVKTQSVGQSFINGQVLSYCGVQHLTHDSQGVEVYGGSDLLVVQGGYIELLRLELPDDVREAVRLAQVFDDAANQAYPSFFASRRNYDIAQGLDAAGQPRGGVLEQSWRMGGASSAELAALQVFVETPETSAVRVSSVETYLDQPLPAGAREVYRGAAENGDFLLKYVTVQSYDG; this is translated from the coding sequence ATGACATCAGTCAATCGCAACAAACGGGTCGTGGCCTATTCGGTCAATCCACAAGCGCCGCGCCATGAGGTCGAGACCAACCGTGCACTGGCCCAGTGGCTGGCACAGATCCTGGGATGGGCGTACGGCGACAGTCATGACCCCCAGTCCGGTCACGATCTTTATCTGTTGCCCACGCAAACCCTGATCGGCACAGAAGCCTTGATGCGCCTGGGGGTGAAGGGGCCGGAGGATGTGTGGGGTGGCTATGTCGAGCATGATTTTATCTGCACCAAGGCGATTACCCACGGTCTGTTGAATAAGGATGCCGAGGCCCCCAAAGGCTGGTCGCCGCTGTTTGCCAAGCTCACCCGAGGCGCAGTGCTCGATGGCGTAACGGTGTTTTCGCTCAAGGACGCCCGCCCGGCCGCCGAACATTTGCTCTACACCGGGCCGATCCGCATCAAGCCGATCCATGCCTGTGCCGGACGCGGCCAACGGCTGATCAAGAGCCTGGCGCAATTCGATGAAATCGTCGCCGCGCCTGACGCCCAGGCGTTGTTTGGTGAAGGGGTGGTGTTGGAACAGCACCTCAACGAGGTCAAGACCCAGAGCGTTGGCCAGAGCTTCATCAACGGCCAGGTCCTGAGCTATTGCGGCGTGCAACACCTGACCCATGACAGCCAAGGGGTAGAAGTGTACGGCGGGTCGGACCTGCTGGTGGTGCAGGGCGGCTATATCGAGTTGCTCAGGCTTGAACTGCCCGACGATGTGCGCGAAGCGGTGCGGTTGGCGCAAGTGTTCGATGACGCCGCCAACCAGGCCTACCCGAGCTTTTTCGCGTCGCGGCGCAATTACGACATCGCCCAGGGACTGGATGCCGCTGGCCAGCCCCGTGGCGGTGTGCTGGAACAGTCGTGGCGCATGGGCGGGGCCAGCAGCGCCGAACTGGCGGCATTGCAGGTGTTCGTCGAAACGCCTGAAACCAGCGCGGTGCGAGTGTCCTCGGTGGAGACCTACCTCGACCAACCGCTGCCAGCGGGCGCCAGAGAGGTGTATCGCGGCGCGGCGGAAAATGGTGATTTCCTACTCAAATACGTAACGGTTCAATCCTATGACGGCTAG
- a CDS encoding alpha/beta hydrolase family protein, translating to MTARSETIQIAIDDEHMNGTFLSPKSKVPGVLFVHGWGGSQERDLERAKGIAGLGCVCLTFDLRGHTGGAGIPLSRVTREDNLRDLLAAYDRLLAHPALDTSAIAVVGTSYGGYLASILTSLRPVRWLALRVPALYRDEQWHTPKRDLDKTDLLDYRSTLVHAGTNRALHACSQFTGDVLLVESETDTYVPHATIMSYRAACQQTHSLTHRIIDGADHALSDPVSQQAYTSILVDWITEMVVGERLSIIQAR from the coding sequence ATGACGGCTAGAAGCGAAACGATCCAGATTGCAATTGATGACGAGCATATGAATGGGACCTTCCTGAGTCCCAAATCGAAGGTACCAGGCGTGTTGTTCGTACACGGCTGGGGCGGCAGTCAAGAGCGGGACCTGGAACGGGCCAAAGGCATCGCCGGCCTCGGTTGCGTGTGCCTGACCTTCGACTTGCGCGGGCACACCGGCGGGGCGGGTATCCCGTTGTCGCGGGTCACCCGTGAGGACAATTTGCGGGATCTGTTGGCGGCATACGACCGCCTGCTCGCGCACCCAGCCTTGGATACCTCGGCGATTGCCGTGGTGGGTACCAGCTATGGCGGTTACCTGGCCTCGATCCTGACGTCGCTGCGCCCGGTGCGCTGGCTGGCCCTGCGGGTCCCGGCGCTGTACCGCGACGAGCAATGGCACACGCCCAAGCGCGACCTGGACAAGACTGACCTGCTGGATTACCGCAGTACCCTGGTGCACGCGGGCACCAATCGCGCCTTGCACGCGTGCTCGCAGTTCACCGGCGATGTGTTGCTGGTGGAATCGGAGACCGATACCTATGTGCCCCACGCCACGATCATGAGCTACCGGGCGGCGTGCCAGCAGACCCATTCGCTGACGCACCGGATCATCGACGGCGCCGACCATGCCTTGAGCGACCCCGTGTCACAACAGGCCTACACCTCGATCCTGGTGGACTGGATCACGGAAATGGTGGTGGGAGAGCGGTTGAGCATTATCCAGGCGCGGTGA
- a CDS encoding LacI family DNA-binding transcriptional regulator, translating into MGKLHIAEIAAQTGLSIATVSRVLAGKSNTRPATREKVLAAARQQGVMESLANGRFLLNGLTIFAPSRAFNVRSDIFYYKVIQGITQAVAQHDVRVRYCELEEVDSDALLFLEKMNQKDTGAAILIGIDDPHIHQLAADLSKPTVLINCIDRSMRLPSISPDHFLIGHYSINYLFQMGHRNVLTLQCLRRYTMDLRIRGIRDAWKEQNLEFVEARHLMVCEGFGSAESEARIAAFIENCAPDDRPTAILAGGDFMAAGAVKALQNAGLRVPHDVSVMSMDGFNLADINDIPLTTLHVPRDELGAEAIRVLRQQLFEPRSPRGNLLLGGQLITGSSVRRIKHSAKQTPVYQKIIYD; encoded by the coding sequence GTGGGGAAATTACACATTGCTGAAATCGCGGCACAGACTGGCCTGTCCATCGCAACGGTGTCGCGGGTGCTTGCTGGCAAATCAAATACACGCCCGGCCACGAGAGAAAAAGTCTTAGCGGCGGCTCGTCAGCAGGGCGTAATGGAAAGCCTCGCCAACGGTCGTTTCCTGCTCAACGGGCTGACCATCTTCGCGCCCTCGCGGGCCTTCAACGTACGCTCTGATATCTTCTACTACAAAGTGATCCAGGGCATCACGCAGGCGGTCGCGCAACATGATGTTCGAGTCCGCTACTGCGAGCTTGAAGAGGTCGATAGCGACGCATTACTGTTTTTGGAAAAGATGAACCAGAAGGACACGGGTGCGGCGATCCTGATTGGTATTGATGATCCGCACATACACCAACTTGCCGCCGACCTCAGCAAGCCGACGGTGCTGATCAACTGCATTGATCGCAGCATGCGCCTGCCCTCGATATCGCCCGACCACTTTTTAATCGGTCATTATTCGATAAATTATCTGTTTCAGATGGGGCACCGAAATGTACTGACCCTCCAGTGCCTCAGGCGGTACACGATGGACCTGCGGATACGTGGAATTCGTGATGCATGGAAGGAGCAGAATCTCGAATTTGTCGAAGCAAGACACCTAATGGTTTGCGAGGGTTTCGGCAGTGCTGAATCTGAAGCGCGGATAGCGGCCTTCATCGAAAACTGCGCACCTGACGACCGACCAACTGCCATCCTGGCCGGGGGTGACTTTATGGCAGCCGGGGCAGTTAAAGCGCTCCAGAATGCCGGCTTGAGGGTTCCTCACGATGTTTCAGTGATGAGCATGGACGGGTTCAACCTGGCGGACATCAACGATATACCGCTCACCACGCTTCACGTGCCCCGCGATGAGTTAGGCGCAGAAGCGATAAGGGTATTGAGACAACAGCTTTTCGAACCGCGATCTCCTCGTGGCAATCTTCTTCTCGGCGGGCAACTCATCACCGGCAGCTCAGTACGACGCATCAAGCACAGCGCCAAGCAAACGCCGGTCTATCAGAAGATTATTTATGACTAA